The window CGCCACGCTGCGCAGCTCCTCGATAATGACGGAGCGCTCCTTCTCCAGTTCCTCCGGTTCGAACAGCGGCCGGCGGAGCATGTCGATCAGGATGTCCGCCGCCAGTTCGAGGTGCGGACGCGCGACTTTGACATAATATACGGTCAACTCGCGGTCGGTGCCGCCGTTGAGCAGGCCGCCAACGCCGTCGACGGCTTCGGAAATGAGTTGCGCGGTGGGTCGCGCGGCTGAGCCCTTGAAGAGCATGTGCTCGACGAAGTGCGACATGCCGGCCTGCGGCCGCGTTTCGTAGCGGCT is drawn from Dehalococcoidia bacterium and contains these coding sequences:
- a CDS encoding pitrilysin family protein, which gives rise to MHERTTLPNGLRIVSETMPHTRSVSISIYVGAGSRYETRPQAGMSHFVEHMLFKGSAARPTAQLISEAVDGVGGLLNGGTDRELTVYYVKVARPHLELAADILIDMLRRPLFEPEELEKERSVIIEELRSVA